TAACGGCcgtgcttcttccctcctcctgccctcatgatggcttctccagAAAGGGGCTGGGTGGCCGGATCCCATGTCCCCATGGAGTGCCTTTCCCATCTCCGTGTACTCAGTGATGCGCGTGTGGACGCTCGGGTTGCTGTACGCCTCGGGTGGATCCGCCGGGTTGTAGGAGACGTCGGACGTCGCCCTGCCCTTGTGCGCCATACAGTATGCCTGGAAGTCATTGCATTCCTGGTCTTCATGTGACCCCGACTGCAAGCAAAGCGAAAGAATACAATGATTAGTGAGAATGCAGAATTTAGAGTTTGAAAGTACCAAAAAGTGTAATGACTTACCCAAGCATCCCTGTACTCGGGAAGGCCTCGGCTGTCTTGATGGTGTGGCGCACCTTGCATCAACAAGCGGCGCTCCCGGCATAAGTTGTGCCGCTGAATCCACTCCTCGCTAagccacatgtccaccatcattTCCCAGCACGCGCCCTTGCCAGCACACCAGTTCGGAGGCACCTACATGTAATGGAAGCAAAGTGGATGACATTTCCGAAAATGAAATTCAAAAGAAATGAGTAGTGATTTCGTCATTTACCCTCAAGTATTGTTCCCGCGTGAGAAACATATTTCTTGCTACGTCCTTGCCGACCTTCCTTTTTTCCACATCGGCGTAGTAGGTAATTACGGCCTGAACACGcgcctcgtagtgcatgtccttcactAGTTTGCGACATGCTGTGTCAGCCACCTAAGCCGCTATGGCCTCATATCCTGGCTCGCACCTGAAGAAATCCTGCATAGACTCGATAATTGCAGTCAATATTCAAAGAGTTTCAAATATATGGTAACTATTCACCAATATAGTGCGACGACTTACCCAAAATTCTCCCACCACTCGTCTCGCCTTGTTGCCGAAGGACCTCCCTTCCCGATCTTCTGCATCTGGGACggcgatgtagtggtcccacgtgtatGCCGGCTCCAGATTCCCGGCATGCATCACCAGCCCAGGGAAGAGCTCCCTGCATAGGGTTCCCAGGATGCCGTTGGGCTTCCTTTGTGGGCACCCGCCTGCACGAGCATCCAATACCTGTAAAAGTGTATAACATAAAGTATTAGTATCTTGTCATTTTGAACATATGAATTGAAAATAAATGCCATTGTGTATAACATAAAGTATTACCTGTCTGGTACCGGTCGAATGATCGGGCGTCTCGCAAGAGGTATCGGCCGCTGCGGCAGTTGCGACAGTCCTCGCAACCACACCGCCCTCGTATctcctgctgcctcctcctcctcctcctggtcctcctcctcctgtctcGGCTCTCCTGCTcccgcacctcctcctcctcctcctcctccgccgccgccgccgccgccgtcaaatCTGGAGGTGTCCTCTccctcctgcttcttctcgtcctCCCCTGGTATCCACCACCTGTCTTACCTCCTCTCGTTCTCCCTGGCCCTCGTCCCCAACGCCTCCTGGACCCCTCTGAGACATTGGACCCCCTGCTGCACTGGACCCCTCAGGAGCCTCTTGCTCTCCACCACTACTCCTGTACAAGGCGCTCAGGAAACCAATCTTGCCCCCGCCTGGCATTTCGAATCAATAACCTGCAATCAATAATTGTAAATGAATCAGCAAAAATG
The sequence above is a segment of the Panicum virgatum strain AP13 unplaced genomic scaffold, P.virgatum_v5 scaffold_3456, whole genome shotgun sequence genome. Coding sequences within it:
- the LOC120694134 gene encoding uncharacterized protein LOC120694134; the protein is MHYEARVQAVITYYADVEKRKVGKDVARNMFLTREQYLRVPPNWCAGKGACWEMMVDMWLSEEWIQRHNLCRERRLLMQGAPHHQDSRGLPEYRDAWSGSHEDQECNDFQAYCMAHKGRATSDVSYNPADPPEAYSNPSVHTRITEYTEMGKALHGDMGSGHPAPFWRSHHEGRRREEAR